In Helianthus annuus cultivar XRQ/B chromosome 9, HanXRQr2.0-SUNRISE, whole genome shotgun sequence, the following are encoded in one genomic region:
- the LOC110877929 gene encoding uncharacterized protein LOC110877929 has protein sequence MGPHIRALRRSKKRVQAAIQRELPLLVSRELVFNQENIGNADLHRARWGPLFYQMDNALSEEEKHLERSLNQVNEMLMHCNNGLLQFHPEHNLQKQTIDYRNLKAELSVYKDLAVQAAAAAIDSTSSFLRSMENLPCF, from the exons ATGGGACCTCATATTCGCG CGTTAAGGCGTAGTAAAAAAAGAGTTCAAGCTGCAATCCAAAGAGAATTACCATTATTGGTATCAAGAGAATTGGTTTTTAATCAAGAAAACATAGGAAATGCTGACTTGCATAGAGCTAGATGGGGTCCTCTTTTTTATCAGATGGATAATGCACTTTCAGAAGAAGAAAAGCATTTG GAGAGATCGTTGAACCAAGTGAATGAAATGCTAATGCATTGTAATAATGGTCTTCTACAATTTCATCCGGAACACAATTTGCAAAAGCAAACCATTGACTACAG AAATTTGAAAGCAGAACTGAGCGTATACAAAGATTTAGCTGTACAAGCTGCAGCAGCAGCCATCGACTCGACATCTAGCTTTTTGCGATCGATGGAAAATCTACCATGTTTCTGA